One Myxococcales bacterium genomic region harbors:
- a CDS encoding DUF4173 domain-containing protein, which produces MHTTIGTPTTEPRPPHQGHPYRASPEPIDFALTEPPKPVARLRDVAAVAAVVALADLAFVRHVDLPYSTDTDIPVLGGLSTAAFLSLTTLLLVALPKAQRWSLRLGFAVTGTLVAAARSAYGPTLLTLVLGLVFLGATAVLVRQRDAYLPDVVRSGFLTFGQLPGRVASLVRALARRRDGAPSSFVARVAPVVVPVALLTVFGGIFAAANPVVSDVAKKIFGSVTLPTALRLFALLVFTTGAVMLTKPAFTPSRARESAPFTTAERAEVVTAVSSLATMNMLFFAYNGLDAMYLWAGSPPPGTSTRAYAHAGAAWLTVALGLMTVVVGWFFRGGLAHVKRARNARFLAYAWLAQGLVLAVGTFRRMEIHVETSGLSDARIFGMTGTLFVVVTLGLVGVKLAWKRTFMWLLRRSFEAGLVLALVFAVAPTHRLSARVNVARVQSDDYQALVHAMEQFHEPESVAVFLPLLDHSDVRIRRGVAALLLNERDRLEYEIGKETPRREAAFAPVSALKELEAARGKMERVLGDVDREAAIVPFEYLRNSAIEGEIALSEIHKVLPAETQHELVVKEWITSELTRRPSSSASSPEFRAAEDPSHCSAYVTFVPAAGGSTETVKLELVRQTYSTCGYGCGDHHTHTWQVSQVTTRAANGTWEAVVPK; this is translated from the coding sequence ATGCACACCACGATCGGAACCCCCACTACCGAGCCCCGACCACCCCACCAAGGGCACCCGTACCGCGCTTCGCCCGAGCCCATCGACTTCGCCCTCACCGAGCCTCCGAAGCCCGTGGCGCGCCTCCGCGACGTGGCCGCGGTGGCGGCCGTGGTGGCTCTCGCCGATCTCGCGTTCGTGCGCCACGTCGACCTCCCGTACTCGACCGACACGGACATCCCCGTGTTGGGGGGGCTCTCGACCGCCGCGTTCCTCTCGCTGACGACGCTCCTGCTGGTCGCGCTCCCGAAGGCCCAAAGGTGGTCTCTCCGTCTCGGCTTCGCGGTAACCGGGACCCTCGTCGCGGCGGCCAGGTCGGCCTACGGCCCGACGCTCCTCACGCTGGTGCTCGGCCTCGTGTTCCTCGGCGCGACGGCCGTGCTCGTGCGCCAGCGCGACGCCTATCTCCCGGACGTCGTGCGCTCCGGGTTCCTGACGTTCGGGCAGCTCCCGGGCCGCGTGGCCTCCCTCGTCCGAGCGCTCGCGCGACGGCGTGACGGCGCCCCCTCGAGCTTCGTCGCGCGCGTCGCACCCGTCGTCGTCCCCGTCGCCTTGCTCACGGTCTTCGGTGGGATCTTCGCCGCAGCCAACCCCGTCGTCTCCGACGTGGCGAAGAAGATTTTCGGCAGCGTGACCCTCCCGACGGCCCTCCGGCTCTTCGCGCTGCTCGTGTTCACGACGGGCGCCGTGATGCTGACGAAGCCCGCGTTCACGCCGAGCCGAGCCCGCGAGAGCGCGCCGTTCACGACGGCCGAACGCGCCGAGGTGGTCACCGCCGTCTCGTCGCTCGCGACGATGAACATGCTATTTTTTGCCTACAACGGGCTCGACGCCATGTACCTGTGGGCGGGCTCGCCTCCCCCCGGCACGAGCACGCGCGCGTACGCCCATGCCGGCGCGGCCTGGCTCACCGTGGCCCTCGGCCTGATGACGGTGGTCGTGGGTTGGTTCTTTCGGGGTGGCCTCGCTCACGTGAAGCGCGCCCGCAACGCCCGCTTCCTCGCCTACGCGTGGCTCGCCCAGGGCCTCGTGCTCGCGGTGGGCACGTTTCGCCGGATGGAGATCCACGTCGAGACGAGCGGGCTCTCGGACGCGCGCATCTTCGGCATGACCGGAACGCTCTTCGTGGTCGTTACGCTCGGCCTCGTCGGCGTGAAGCTCGCGTGGAAGAGGACGTTCATGTGGCTCCTCCGTCGCTCTTTCGAGGCGGGGCTGGTGCTCGCCCTCGTGTTCGCCGTGGCGCCGACGCATCGCCTCTCGGCGCGCGTGAACGTGGCACGCGTCCAGAGCGACGACTACCAAGCGCTCGTGCACGCGATGGAGCAGTTTCACGAGCCGGAGAGCGTCGCTGTGTTCTTGCCCCTGCTCGACCACTCGGACGTGCGCATTCGCCGAGGCGTGGCCGCGCTGCTCCTGAACGAGCGAGATCGCCTCGAATACGAGATCGGTAAGGAGACCCCCCGACGCGAGGCAGCCTTCGCGCCCGTGTCGGCCTTGAAGGAGCTCGAGGCCGCGCGAGGCAAGATGGAACGCGTGCTCGGGGACGTCGACCGCGAAGCGGCCATCGTGCCCTTCGAGTACCTGCGAAATTCCGCCATCGAAGGCGAGATCGCGCTCTCCGAGATCCACAAGGTGCTGCCGGCCGAGACCCAGCACGAGCTCGTGGTGAAAGAGTGGATCACGAGCGAGCTCACGCGACGCCCCTCGAGCTCGGCGAGCTCGCCGGAGTTTCGCGCCGCCGAGGACCCGAGCCACTGCTCGGCGTACGTCACCTTCGTACCCGCAGCCGGAGGCTCGACCGAGACCGTGAAGCTCGAGCTCGTTCGGCAGACCTACTCGACCTGCGGCTACGGCTGCGGCGACCACCACACGCACACGTGGCAGGTGAGCCAAGTGACCACGCGCGCGGCTAACGGCACGTGGGAGGCCGTGGTCCCGAAATGA
- a CDS encoding trypsin-like serine protease: protein MRRLALPLAAALGLLAAGSACSSSTPGPEASSDDIIGGVDATGAKLNAIGTVGRKGFDGAFDYFCTATLVAPNVVLTAKHCATRDPKSGRTMLDEDDVYFAVGPDSTKPLKTVKVKSVLTAPLHDGGFVSLGSDVAVYFLEEKIEDVTPLRIDGSLLNETKVGSKLTAVGFGIHDRDRNSGQRKAGQLTLQGVSGKPIQRVFPTYEAFTAFIAKHDGEDYVKQQEERLKKFYDMELLKGYEAYLGLGENDAQPCSGDSGGPLLARVGDENVVVAVVSGSFKGRTYPCSVVGEVYASFGPRVDDLFDSAAPECNGVPVWGTCDREGKVATRCVSKKEGPQRVNTIDCSVLGQACWIDAENKAYCDDPEGPAKPSPDGGAPDASDGGPSGDAGPG, encoded by the coding sequence ATGCGAAGACTCGCCCTCCCCCTCGCCGCTGCCCTTGGCCTCCTCGCCGCAGGTTCTGCGTGCTCCTCGAGCACCCCGGGGCCCGAAGCGTCGAGCGACGACATCATCGGTGGCGTCGACGCGACGGGCGCGAAGCTCAACGCGATCGGCACCGTGGGTCGCAAAGGGTTCGACGGCGCGTTCGACTACTTCTGCACGGCGACGCTCGTCGCGCCCAACGTCGTGCTGACGGCGAAGCACTGCGCGACACGCGATCCGAAGAGCGGTCGCACCATGCTCGACGAGGACGACGTCTACTTCGCGGTCGGGCCCGACAGCACGAAGCCGCTCAAGACCGTCAAGGTGAAGAGCGTGCTCACCGCCCCCCTCCACGACGGCGGCTTCGTGTCCCTCGGCTCCGACGTGGCCGTGTACTTCCTCGAAGAGAAGATCGAGGACGTGACGCCGCTCCGCATCGACGGCTCTCTCCTGAACGAGACCAAGGTCGGCTCGAAGCTCACCGCCGTGGGCTTCGGCATCCACGACAGGGACCGCAACTCGGGGCAGCGCAAGGCCGGGCAGCTCACGCTCCAGGGCGTCTCGGGAAAGCCCATTCAGCGCGTGTTCCCGACGTACGAGGCGTTCACCGCGTTCATCGCCAAACATGACGGCGAGGACTACGTGAAGCAGCAGGAGGAGCGCCTCAAGAAGTTCTACGACATGGAGCTCTTGAAGGGCTACGAGGCCTACCTCGGGCTCGGCGAGAACGACGCGCAGCCTTGCAGCGGCGACTCGGGTGGCCCCTTGCTCGCGCGCGTGGGCGACGAGAACGTCGTCGTCGCGGTGGTGTCCGGCTCGTTCAAAGGGCGCACGTACCCGTGCAGCGTGGTCGGCGAGGTGTACGCGTCGTTCGGCCCGCGCGTGGACGACCTCTTCGATAGCGCTGCGCCCGAGTGCAACGGCGTGCCCGTGTGGGGCACGTGCGACCGCGAGGGCAAGGTCGCCACGCGGTGTGTCTCCAAGAAAGAGGGGCCCCAGCGCGTGAACACGATCGACTGCTCCGTGCTCGGTCAGGCGTGCTGGATCGACGCCGAAAACAAGGCCTATTGCGACGATCCGGAGGGCCCCGCGAAGCCCTCGCCCGACGGCGGCGCCCCCGACGCGTCCGACGGTGGCCCCTCGGGAGACGCCGGCCCCGGCTGA
- a CDS encoding zinc-dependent alcohol dehydrogenase family protein: protein MLRVLMTRTGVPAPEAIDVVEAEVPRPGPGEALVRVLARPINPADLLLLEGRHVFTPTVPGPVGIEGAGVVEAVGEGSSVPVGARVAVPFGGTWTEHMVFVSADLIPLPDALSIEQGAMLSVNPFTAAGLLEGLSPGDAVVLDAATSAMGKMILKLCARRGLRAVGVVRSAEAVPGVEASGAVAALVDGPDLAARVHEVLGGGAKRALDAVAGEASGRLFGAVAEGGTLVVYGLLASDSVILPAAQLVFRDVTVTGFSRLRGLKALSPERRTAIATELAALAADGVLDAEVEARYPLKDVRAALTHHARPGRRGKIMLVS, encoded by the coding sequence ATGCTCCGAGTGCTCATGACACGGACCGGCGTCCCCGCGCCGGAGGCGATCGACGTGGTCGAGGCCGAGGTGCCCCGTCCAGGGCCGGGCGAAGCGCTCGTTCGCGTCCTCGCGCGGCCGATAAACCCGGCGGACCTCTTGCTGCTCGAGGGGCGGCACGTGTTCACACCCACGGTGCCGGGGCCGGTGGGCATCGAAGGCGCAGGAGTCGTAGAGGCCGTCGGCGAGGGCTCGAGCGTACCCGTGGGCGCTCGCGTCGCCGTTCCCTTCGGCGGTACGTGGACCGAGCACATGGTGTTCGTGTCGGCCGATCTCATCCCGCTCCCCGACGCGCTCTCCATCGAGCAGGGCGCCATGCTCTCGGTCAACCCGTTCACGGCCGCTGGGCTCCTCGAGGGCCTTTCACCGGGCGACGCCGTGGTGCTGGATGCGGCGACGTCGGCCATGGGAAAAATGATCTTGAAGCTCTGCGCGCGTCGAGGGCTTCGAGCCGTCGGGGTCGTGCGATCGGCCGAGGCCGTACCTGGCGTCGAGGCCTCCGGGGCGGTCGCCGCGTTGGTCGACGGCCCGGACCTCGCGGCACGTGTGCACGAGGTGCTCGGGGGAGGCGCAAAACGCGCGCTCGACGCCGTGGCCGGAGAGGCATCGGGGCGGCTCTTCGGGGCCGTGGCCGAGGGCGGCACGCTCGTCGTCTACGGGCTGCTCGCGAGCGACTCCGTGATCCTCCCCGCCGCGCAGCTCGTCTTCCGGGACGTGACCGTGACGGGGTTTTCTCGCCTGCGCGGGCTCAAGGCGCTCTCCCCCGAGCGCCGCACCGCCATCGCCACGGAGCTCGCCGCGCTGGCCGCGGACGGCGTGCTCGACGCCGAGGTGGAGGCCCGCTACCCGCTGAAGGACGTCCGAGCCGCGCTCACGCACCACGCACGGCCCGGGCGACGGGGGAAGATCATGCTCGTGAGCTGA
- a CDS encoding DUF3370 family protein, whose protein sequence is MARNRTAYLAVVGATLVAVGCTASARIVEGEEEISGPSAPSSPSSPTAPSPSGDAALAVVDASPPGDAGSTVIPGTSFAAGVLGAGAGGTGAPRPERSGLLALPGGGVGGPVLTSNNPEIFTGDGVLYANVPSPTRGGTSYPLSGDFGIYVHHINQAGTTKWVSILVTNPNASDVTVSLRGSGYSQDETGGLALGASPDYRVSKEWIEGTPRTDTGTITIAPGKGAVLWASSAGQNREIDARFAVKASAAVRVYIVATSDGSLQKSLDASQPIVDAPGEYLRSGNPPPPFGREAGIYRHDTWRSTFDVEVPDGPKHVAFMVNTATGGGLSQVQAFPALTHYDVSAREAVGMYGNVYDVDLGLRNTVSPAAARRVRVAFHSLANGTASRWWDGAALVDGNPLDVRHVPGNETTTLFDGVLAPGETRRLRFRAMVPGLAAIPQALSVETFGALADGGP, encoded by the coding sequence ATGGCGCGCAACAGGACAGCCTATCTGGCCGTGGTCGGGGCCACTCTCGTGGCCGTGGGTTGCACGGCTTCGGCGCGCATCGTCGAGGGCGAAGAGGAGATCTCGGGCCCGAGCGCCCCGAGCAGCCCGAGCAGCCCGACTGCTCCTTCCCCGAGTGGAGACGCTGCACTTGCCGTCGTGGACGCGAGTCCTCCGGGCGACGCGGGGTCGACCGTGATCCCTGGGACGTCCTTTGCCGCTGGGGTGCTCGGGGCCGGAGCCGGTGGGACGGGCGCGCCTCGCCCCGAGCGCAGCGGCCTCCTCGCGCTCCCCGGGGGCGGAGTGGGTGGCCCCGTGCTGACGAGCAACAACCCGGAGATCTTCACCGGGGACGGCGTGCTCTACGCGAACGTCCCCTCTCCGACGCGCGGAGGGACTTCGTATCCGCTCTCCGGCGACTTCGGCATTTACGTACACCACATCAACCAGGCCGGCACGACGAAGTGGGTCTCCATTCTCGTGACGAACCCGAACGCGTCCGACGTGACCGTGTCGTTGCGCGGGTCGGGGTATTCGCAGGACGAGACGGGCGGCCTCGCACTCGGGGCGAGCCCGGACTACCGCGTGTCCAAGGAGTGGATCGAGGGCACCCCCCGAACGGACACGGGCACGATCACGATCGCGCCGGGCAAAGGCGCCGTGCTCTGGGCGAGCTCCGCGGGGCAGAACCGAGAGATCGACGCACGGTTCGCGGTGAAGGCGAGCGCGGCCGTCCGCGTGTACATCGTCGCGACGAGCGATGGGTCCCTGCAGAAGTCGCTCGACGCCTCGCAGCCCATCGTCGATGCCCCCGGCGAATACCTCCGGAGCGGCAATCCCCCGCCGCCGTTCGGTCGGGAGGCCGGGATCTACAGGCACGACACCTGGCGTTCGACGTTCGACGTCGAGGTCCCCGACGGACCGAAGCACGTCGCGTTCATGGTGAACACGGCGACCGGAGGAGGGCTCTCGCAGGTCCAGGCCTTCCCTGCGCTCACCCACTACGACGTGAGCGCGCGCGAGGCCGTGGGCATGTACGGGAACGTCTACGACGTCGATCTCGGACTGCGGAACACCGTCTCCCCTGCGGCCGCGAGGCGCGTGCGTGTCGCCTTTCATAGCCTCGCGAACGGGACGGCGTCGCGTTGGTGGGACGGAGCGGCCCTCGTCGACGGCAATCCATTGGACGTGCGCCACGTCCCGGGAAACGAGACGACGACCCTGTTCGACGGAGTGCTCGCGCCCGGCGAGACGCGTAGGCTGCGGTTCCGAGCGATGGTGCCCGGGCTCGCCGCGATCCCTCAGGCGCTCAGCGTCGAGACCTTCGGCGCGCTCGCCGACGGTGGGCCTTAG
- a CDS encoding transposase produces MSNPRRIVPGTTYLVTRRTTRRYFLLNPDKRRMLLAFYWYATAVLAAEFGIEIHAVQMLSNHLHEVLTDTRGELPRFLSQRNRLLANAIKVLRGWPEEVFSREGASVVALYGEDAVLQKIGYTLANVVEAGLVSSPEDWPGVTLAATDIGTRTFRVARPEVYFDAENTRWPAMAEIAITVPRSLEASSGHEGARERIVSAVNAAVEKARIVARKAGKFVRSLEWIFAVPHTTRASSFEKEGARNPSFAAGGNVEMAVRAMKERAAFLGAYREAFAKLRNAVRDVLFPAGTWRLFRELGVNVVSTT; encoded by the coding sequence ATGTCCAACCCTCGTCGCATCGTCCCCGGCACCACCTATCTCGTCACGCGCAGAACCACGCGCCGCTACTTCCTCTTGAACCCGGACAAGCGCCGCATGCTGCTCGCCTTCTACTGGTACGCCACGGCCGTGCTCGCCGCGGAGTTCGGCATCGAGATCCATGCGGTGCAGATGCTGTCGAACCACCTTCACGAGGTGCTGACCGACACGCGCGGTGAGCTGCCAAGATTCCTGTCACAGAGAAATCGTCTGCTCGCGAACGCCATCAAGGTGCTTCGCGGATGGCCCGAGGAAGTCTTCTCGCGCGAGGGAGCGAGCGTCGTCGCGCTCTACGGCGAGGACGCGGTGCTGCAGAAGATCGGCTACACGCTCGCGAACGTGGTCGAAGCCGGCCTCGTCTCGAGCCCCGAGGATTGGCCGGGTGTGACGCTCGCGGCGACCGACATCGGCACGCGCACGTTCCGTGTGGCGCGGCCCGAGGTGTACTTCGACGCGGAGAACACGCGTTGGCCTGCCATGGCCGAGATCGCGATCACCGTGCCGCGCTCGCTCGAGGCGAGCTCCGGTCACGAAGGGGCGCGGGAGCGCATCGTCTCCGCGGTGAACGCGGCGGTCGAGAAGGCGCGCATCGTGGCGCGGAAGGCGGGGAAGTTCGTGCGCTCGCTCGAGTGGATTTTCGCGGTGCCGCATACGACGCGTGCGTCGTCGTTCGAGAAGGAAGGGGCGCGGAACCCGAGCTTCGCGGCGGGCGGGAACGTCGAGATGGCCGTGCGCGCGATGAAGGAGCGGGCGGCGTTCTTGGGGGCGTACCGGGAGGCGTTCGCGAAGTTGAGGAACGCGGTGCGGGATGTGTTGTTTCCAGCGGGGACGTGGCGCCTCTTTCGCGAGCTCGGCGTCAACGTGGTTTCAACCACTTAG
- a CDS encoding PQQ-dependent sugar dehydrogenase, translating to MSEGQPKRRLDARALAFAPLAALVVGGALSHFVPGCSAEDTTEPTGDDEPGITEGMYTSSGTCDGLPKLKLETPPGVCVGVVATGFKFSRSLGQLPNGDIVVTDMGGWAKDRGTVWLLKRNADKTYSKRQMLQAIDKPSGLAIGPDGLPYVATPTDIFRFDPADRSGAQPRLTVVAKNLGTRADARHPLHHIAFDPKNPWQLYVNVGSDSDNCEVNGAFPMPCDETERAQNARGTILRVDLTGANNVERARFVVARGLRNSMALAFHSTGTLVQGENSRDSINKRAPQLADTEGELPHEELNVVTQGKHYGWPYCYDNGVPSPEYPNANCANYQNPALLLPGHSSPLGMEYYTGTLFPQPYQGNLVVSLHGYREYGHRIVLVPVDGRGVPAGEIKDIVRGWEKTATDPQGAPVDVMVAKDGSIFVAEDKNGTVLRIFYDRAAGNGAPLATKPPSRPVVSPEEAARCQALRTKSSLMAAMERDVIDQACVSCHGAGPGYPGGLALLRCDDVGNQKRLTEARRTAGPLVVPGDERSELVRRLKGDGFPQMPAGGVSPEQLEEVTAWIRAGARAN from the coding sequence ATGTCCGAAGGTCAGCCCAAGCGCCGCCTCGACGCGCGCGCCCTCGCGTTCGCCCCCCTCGCCGCCCTCGTCGTCGGAGGAGCCCTCTCGCACTTCGTCCCGGGTTGCTCCGCGGAGGACACGACCGAGCCCACGGGCGACGACGAGCCCGGCATCACCGAGGGCATGTACACCTCGAGCGGCACGTGCGACGGCCTGCCGAAGCTGAAGCTCGAGACGCCCCCCGGCGTGTGCGTGGGCGTCGTCGCGACGGGCTTCAAGTTCTCGCGAAGCCTGGGGCAGCTCCCGAACGGCGACATCGTCGTGACCGACATGGGCGGCTGGGCGAAGGACCGCGGCACGGTGTGGCTCCTGAAGCGCAACGCCGACAAGACCTACTCGAAGCGCCAGATGCTCCAGGCGATCGACAAGCCGAGCGGCCTCGCCATCGGCCCCGACGGCCTCCCCTACGTGGCGACGCCGACCGACATCTTCCGCTTCGATCCGGCCGATCGCTCGGGCGCGCAGCCGCGGCTCACCGTCGTCGCGAAGAACCTCGGCACGCGCGCCGACGCACGCCACCCGCTCCACCACATCGCGTTCGACCCGAAGAACCCCTGGCAGCTCTACGTCAACGTCGGCTCCGACAGCGACAACTGCGAGGTGAACGGCGCCTTCCCCATGCCGTGCGACGAGACCGAGCGCGCCCAAAACGCGCGCGGCACCATCCTGCGCGTCGACCTCACCGGCGCGAACAACGTGGAGCGCGCGCGCTTCGTCGTAGCCCGCGGCCTCCGCAACAGCATGGCCCTCGCGTTCCACTCGACCGGCACGCTCGTCCAGGGCGAAAACTCGCGCGACAGCATCAACAAGCGGGCACCGCAGCTCGCCGACACCGAGGGCGAGCTCCCGCACGAGGAGCTCAACGTCGTCACCCAGGGCAAACACTACGGCTGGCCCTACTGCTACGACAACGGCGTCCCCTCGCCCGAGTACCCGAACGCGAACTGCGCGAATTACCAGAACCCCGCGCTCCTCTTGCCCGGGCACTCGTCGCCGCTCGGCATGGAGTACTACACGGGCACGCTCTTCCCGCAGCCCTACCAGGGCAACCTCGTGGTCTCGCTGCACGGCTACCGCGAGTACGGTCACCGCATCGTGCTCGTCCCGGTCGACGGGCGCGGCGTGCCCGCGGGCGAAATCAAAGACATCGTCCGCGGCTGGGAGAAGACCGCCACCGACCCGCAAGGTGCCCCCGTCGACGTCATGGTCGCGAAGGACGGCTCCATCTTCGTCGCCGAGGACAAGAACGGCACCGTGCTCCGCATCTTCTACGATCGCGCCGCGGGCAACGGAGCGCCGCTCGCTACGAAGCCGCCGTCACGCCCCGTCGTGAGCCCCGAAGAGGCCGCGCGCTGCCAGGCGCTCCGCACGAAGTCGTCGCTCATGGCCGCCATGGAGCGTGACGTCATCGATCAGGCGTGTGTGAGCTGCCACGGCGCAGGCCCCGGCTACCCTGGCGGTCTCGCGCTCCTCCGCTGCGACGACGTGGGCAACCAGAAGCGCCTCACCGAAGCGCGCCGCACCGCGGGCCCGCTCGTCGTCCCTGGGGACGAACGCTCCGAGCTCGTTCGCCGCCTCAAGGGCGACGGCTTCCCGCAGATGCCCGCGGGTGGCGTGAGCCCCGAGCAGCTCGAAGAGGTCACCGCTTGGATCCGCGCCGGAGCGCGCGCAAACTAA
- a CDS encoding TMEM14 family protein, whose protein sequence is MSYVASSFYAVFGLVAAGGGLMGFVKAKSKPSLVAGLVSGALLFGASGLFCTHRTIAGAALGGLVSLALVGRFGPAFAKTKKVMPAGLVAGLGVVGVLVAVGAALS, encoded by the coding sequence ATGAGCTACGTCGCCTCTTCGTTCTACGCGGTCTTCGGTCTCGTCGCGGCGGGAGGGGGTCTCATGGGCTTCGTGAAGGCGAAGAGCAAACCTTCGCTCGTCGCGGGGCTCGTGTCGGGCGCGCTCCTCTTCGGCGCCTCGGGGCTCTTCTGCACGCACCGCACGATCGCGGGTGCGGCGCTCGGTGGCCTCGTGTCGCTCGCGCTCGTGGGCCGCTTCGGGCCCGCGTTCGCCAAGACGAAGAAGGTGATGCCCGCCGGGCTCGTCGCGGGGCTCGGCGTCGTGGGTGTGCTCGTCGCGGTCGGCGCTGCGCTGAGCTGA
- a CDS encoding sel1 repeat family protein — protein MRSSRLHASSLALVSVALSGALGASLLACGPGAAAEAVRAEAPTAKQAMGEGEGPACTAVPDVAQTLVVDLPSSQRTDLELAMKSGRAVVHYGCDGLKVLSSCELGGDYKFAGVTLKEDVIQLKSSDEVRATLPISGATLAGGLARGTSLDLATAMVGRATALGVSATKGELKGACTGATHFVRAVYVGAFAMKRGSGASVTAAASVFGASSDAKSTSDKQIDLHDGSLEACKASSPDAPKPPAQCQSSLRVELFPLGEARANAETGLAGLPVPCPTGYAFEGGKCTPASKATAFLCAPTDAASCRAQCEKGSVESCYNLAHLLTGVADACKGKGDGCIAIGGGAPDAPSSIEAAKLYTRACDQGVAPACFYVGTFAGDGLFGIPKSDAASDAAFDKGCANGHALSCMKLGERLEARDKAAPRVVPLVQRACDLGYAPACFSVISRYLKGQGTAKNPAAARAVLTRTCAAGEPKRCGELGMLSLDGTLGDEAKKDVTGALAALARGCDLKREDVCRLAAVAYAGEWGVPKDLAKAKAFFERGCAGPSATSKACTQLADRLKK, from the coding sequence ATGCGTTCGAGCCGCCTCCATGCTTCGTCTCTCGCCCTCGTGTCGGTCGCGCTCTCGGGTGCTCTCGGCGCGTCGCTCCTCGCGTGTGGTCCGGGAGCGGCGGCCGAGGCCGTGCGCGCCGAGGCCCCGACGGCCAAACAAGCGATGGGCGAGGGCGAGGGCCCCGCGTGCACGGCCGTGCCCGACGTCGCCCAGACGCTCGTCGTCGATCTGCCCTCCTCCCAGCGCACCGATCTCGAGCTCGCCATGAAGTCGGGGCGCGCGGTCGTGCACTACGGCTGCGACGGCCTCAAGGTGCTCTCGAGCTGCGAGCTCGGCGGCGACTACAAGTTCGCCGGCGTGACCCTCAAGGAGGACGTCATCCAGCTCAAGTCGAGCGACGAGGTCCGCGCGACGCTGCCCATCTCGGGGGCCACCCTCGCCGGGGGGCTCGCGCGCGGGACGAGCCTCGACTTGGCCACGGCGATGGTCGGGCGGGCCACGGCGCTCGGCGTCTCGGCCACGAAGGGCGAGCTCAAGGGCGCGTGCACCGGCGCCACGCACTTCGTCCGCGCCGTGTACGTCGGCGCGTTCGCGATGAAGCGCGGCAGCGGCGCCTCCGTCACGGCGGCGGCCTCGGTCTTCGGTGCCTCGTCCGACGCGAAGAGCACGAGCGACAAACAGATCGATCTCCACGACGGCTCCCTCGAGGCCTGCAAAGCGTCGAGCCCCGACGCGCCCAAGCCGCCCGCGCAGTGCCAGAGCTCGCTCCGCGTGGAGCTCTTCCCCCTCGGCGAGGCGCGCGCGAACGCCGAGACGGGCCTCGCGGGCCTGCCTGTCCCGTGCCCCACGGGCTACGCCTTCGAGGGCGGGAAATGCACACCCGCCAGCAAGGCCACCGCGTTCCTCTGCGCGCCGACGGACGCCGCCTCGTGCCGCGCGCAGTGCGAGAAGGGCAGCGTCGAGAGCTGCTACAACCTCGCGCACCTCCTCACCGGCGTCGCCGACGCATGCAAGGGCAAGGGAGACGGGTGCATCGCGATCGGCGGCGGCGCGCCCGACGCTCCGAGCTCCATCGAGGCCGCCAAACTCTACACGCGCGCGTGCGATCAGGGCGTCGCCCCGGCCTGCTTCTACGTGGGGACGTTCGCCGGAGATGGCCTCTTCGGCATCCCCAAGAGCGACGCCGCCTCCGACGCAGCCTTCGACAAGGGCTGCGCGAACGGGCACGCTCTCTCGTGCATGAAGCTCGGAGAGCGCCTCGAGGCGCGCGACAAGGCCGCGCCGCGCGTCGTGCCCCTCGTGCAGCGCGCGTGCGACCTCGGCTACGCGCCGGCGTGCTTCTCGGTCATCTCCCGCTACCTGAAGGGGCAGGGCACGGCGAAGAACCCGGCCGCGGCGCGCGCCGTGCTGACCCGCACCTGCGCGGCGGGCGAGCCCAAACGCTGCGGCGAGCTCGGCATGCTCTCGCTCGACGGCACCCTCGGCGACGAAGCCAAAAAGGACGTCACGGGCGCCCTCGCCGCCCTCGCGCGCGGCTGCGATCTCAAGCGCGAGGACGTGTGCCGCCTCGCCGCCGTGGCCTACGCCGGCGAGTGGGGTGTCCCCAAGGACCTCGCGAAGGCCAAGGCCTTCTTCGAGCGCGGCTGCGCGGGTCCGTCGGCCACCAGCAAAGCCTGCACCCAGCTCGCCGACCGCCTCAAGAAGTAG
- a CDS encoding phosphoribosylanthranilate isomerase encodes MATRIKVCCIASVAEARLAASLGASALGLVAAMPSGPGPIDDDLIATIATHVPPPVSRFLLTSRTAPSDVVAHVRATHVDTVQLVDAVPEATYAALREALPHVRIVQVLHVEGEAQIDEARRAAPHVHALLLDSGRPSAKVKELGGTGRVHDWSVSDEIVRAVDVPVFLAGGLRAENVGEAIRAVRPYGVDICSGVRTQGALSEEKLRAFVDAVARA; translated from the coding sequence ATGGCCACGAGGATCAAGGTCTGTTGCATCGCTTCGGTGGCGGAGGCGCGCCTCGCCGCGTCGCTCGGAGCTTCGGCGCTCGGGCTCGTCGCTGCCATGCCCAGCGGGCCCGGTCCCATCGACGACGACCTCATCGCCACGATCGCCACGCACGTGCCGCCTCCTGTCTCGAGGTTCTTGCTCACGAGCCGCACCGCGCCGAGCGACGTCGTGGCCCACGTGCGCGCGACCCACGTCGACACGGTGCAGCTCGTCGACGCGGTCCCCGAGGCGACGTACGCGGCGCTCCGCGAGGCGCTCCCGCACGTGCGCATCGTGCAGGTGCTGCACGTCGAGGGCGAAGCTCAGATCGACGAGGCACGAAGAGCCGCGCCCCACGTGCACGCGCTCCTCCTCGACAGCGGCCGGCCGAGCGCGAAGGTGAAGGAGCTCGGCGGCACGGGCCGCGTGCACGACTGGTCCGTGAGCGATGAGATCGTGCGCGCCGTCGACGTGCCGGTGTTCCTCGCGGGAGGCCTGCGCGCCGAGAACGTGGGCGAGGCCATCCGCGCCGTGCGCCCCTACGGCGTCGACATTTGCAGCGGGGTGCGGACCCAGGGCGCCCTCTCGGAGGAGAAGCTCCGCGCCTTCGTCGATGCCGTCGCTCGGGCGTGA